A single Salmo salar chromosome ssa19, Ssal_v3.1, whole genome shotgun sequence DNA region contains:
- the LOC106578248 gene encoding intraflagellar transport protein 140 homolog — protein sequence MEIEGIVTQIQWVSNLSLLAANSVIKVLILCEHVMSAHLGQQVAAVQQTPSQLSLTMFSTNSHLTLCSDIHIKGVCITKIANPKMCLVTLGNQPINLSRHQGNQPGRLSRNLFLLNI from the exons ATGGAGATCGAGGGCATTGTCACCCAGATCCAG TGGGTCTCCAACCTGAGCCTGCTGGCGGCCAACAGTGTGATCAAAGTGCTGATCCTCTGTGAGCACGTCATGTCGGCCCACCTCGGCCAGCAGGTGGCAGCTGTGCAGCAGACCCCCTCTCAGCTCAGCCTCACCATGTTCAGCACCAACTCCCATCTCACCCTGTGCTCAGACATTCACATCAAGGGTGTCTGCATAACCAAGATAGCCAACCCCAAAATGTGTCTCGTTACACTAGGTAACCAGCCCATAAATTTGTCCCGTCACCAAGGTAACCAGCCAGGGAGGCTATCGAGGAATCTGTTTCTGCTCAATATATGA
- the telo2 gene encoding telomere length regulation protein TEL2 homolog isoform X2, producing the protein MMPSLTPDVEVRLSVGQCVRTLTTSKEKEEVTKTLHTLTSYLDDGPQSTITSAQRAEFSRAHYTRTLQFLISNINADWLQLLTVAQCTELWDGLFLRGPPDQTLLVLMDGISSLSPSAGLDRLVSILERFLQSGRLTVLLWTRCQGKVPSDSPQLRETLLGRLVALPDLTANQLHHHNKTLFLPQQYYPLLARDMLTVLERTCKALRDRKDCSLTFVAQALGKACVQGHSGLVFGVLAPRLASCTRSDMVWQRVCWKLLENVPERWLESVLTGMVQAVNRPDALSRIMGNLVLKNKKAQFVITHKLLLLQYKYETRVLSILLGYLAQDRERRPLLIQVLRSLCQAWANPSAVRHTPLEQQLYVSRALLLCVGLLSDAELQELRSELLQCMLGGMQSHLDSNVVRVRRMGMVVGECLSSRMDINGAKLKFEYEHDEETKELLSLMTPLSEEETEPLDDRLDLPQDVKGQTVPSQAVPSQAASVAQKSGTDPDSELDSDDELTPYDMSADQEMSQAAPPRYLRDCLEAFLSSEDPVRVDLSLRAIEGLVRKNTSTAQEVSVELSKVLLHMEDRYNTVGFLSLRQAAMVALTVTDSVPVTEYLTTEFYSMNYSIRQRLDILEVLIMSAQELSQPITDKGGPSKSIQRVTMDTPVYPGDDPIHWRQVVERRIQSKTKRLSKGVTHPPAKPTPNRYAPVAGHFFFPLLRNYDRPQVTFDLLGGDHLVLGRLIHTLGLLMHLAVNAPVATQMGRALLDFVWAVRYHVDQMVRRGVLFAVCSVFLSMPSQSLLVELSDQLFETRAWLADVAEGDPDADCRNLAVQSLVLLEKSLKTEMNPAALVLQS; encoded by the exons ATGATGCCGTCCCTAACCCCAGATGTTGAAGTTCGACTCTCAGTGGGCCAATGCGTCCGAACTCTCACTACCTCCAAAGAGAAGGAAGAGGTGACcaaaactctacacacactaACCAGTTACCTGGACGATGGGCCTCAAAGTACAATTACATCAGCTCAGCGAGCAGAGTTCAGTCGAGCCCACTACACCCGGACCCTACAGTTTCTCATCAGTAAcatcaatgctgattggctccaGCTTCTTACCGTTGCCCAGTGCACAGAATTGTGGGATGGTTTGTTCCTCCGAGGTCCTCCAGACCAGACTCTGTTAGTGCTGATGGATGGTATCAGCTCATTGAG CCCCAGTGCAGGTCTGGACCGTTTAGTCAGCATCCTAGAGCGGTTCCTTCAGAGTGGTCGTCTGACAGTCCTACTGTGGACCCGCTGTCAGGGGAAGGTCCCCTCCGACTCTCCCCAGCTCAGAGAGACCCTGTTGGGCCGCCTGGTGGCTCTGCCTGACCTGACTGCCAACCAGCTGCACCACCACAACAAGaccctcttcctcccccagcaGTACTACCCCCTATTGGCCAGAGATATGCTCACTGTGCTAGAGAGAACCTGTAAGGCTCTGAGAG ATAGAAAAGACTGCTCTCTGACTTTTGTGGCCCAGGCACTGGGGAAGGCCTGTGTTCAGGGACACAGTG GGTTAGTATTTGGGGTGCTGGCCCCTCGCCTCGCCTCCTGCACGCGTTCAGACATGGTGTGGCAAAGGGTGTGCTGGAAGCTGCTGGAGAATGTCCCAGAGCGCTGGCTGGAGAGCGTGCTCACTGGGATGGTGCAGGCTGTCAACAG ACCTGATGCTCTGTCCAGGATCATGGGGAACCTGGTGTTGAAGAACAAAAAGGCCCAGTTTGTCATCACCCATaaactgctgctgctccaatacaaatatgag ACACGTGTGTTGAGCATTCTTCTGGGCTACCTGGCtcaggacagggagagaaggcCACTACTTATACAG GTGCTGCGGTCGCTGTGCCAGGCCTGGGCTAACCCCAGTGCAGTCAGACACACCCCTCTGGAGCAGCAGCTCTATGTGAGCCGGGCTCTGCTGCTGTGTGTGGGACTACTGAGTGATGCAGAACTACAGGAGCTACGCTCAG AGCTGCTGCAGTGCATGCTGGGAGGGATGCAAAGCCACTTGGACAGCAATGTAGTCCGTGTGAGGCGCATGGGCATGGTGGTGGGGGAGTGTCTCAGCTCCCGCATGGACATCAATGGAGCCAAACTCAAATTCGAA TATGAGCATGATGAGGAGACCAAGGAGCTGCTCTCACTGATGACTCCACTGTCTGAGGAAGAAACAGAGCCGCTTGATGACAGATTGGATCTTCCTCAAGATGTCAAAGGGCAGACTGTACCCTCTCAGGCAGTACCATCCCAGGCTGCTTCCGTGGCCCAGAAATCAGGAACTGACCCAGACTCAGAGCTGGATAG TGATGATGAGCTCACCCCCTATGACATGTCAGCTGACCAGGAGATGAGCCAAGCTGCCCCACCTCGCTACCTCCGAGACTGTCTGGAGG ccttcctctcctctgaggacccagtgagggtggatcTCAGTCTGAGAGCCATTGAGGGCTTGGtgaggaagaacacttctacagcccaagag GTCAGTGTTGAGCTGAGCAAGGTGCTGCTGCACATGGAGGACAGGTACAACACTGTGGGTTTCCTGAGTCTCAGGCAGGCTGCTATGGTGGCCCTCACTGTCACCGACTCTGTCCCC GTGACTGAGTATCTGACCACGGAGTTCTACTCCATGAACTACAGTATACGACAACGGCTGGATATTTTGGAG GTCCTCATTATGTCTGCGCAGGAGCTCTCTCAACCAATCACTGACAAAGGAGGTCCATCCAAGTCCATTCAGCGGGTTACCATGGATACACCCGTTTACCCCGGCGATGACCCCATACACTGGCGACAAGTGGTTGAGAGGCGGATTCAGAGTAAGACCAAACGGCTCAGTAAG GGCGTCACTCACCCCCCAGCCAAGCCCACCCCAAACCGTTATGCCCCTGTTGCTGGCCACTTCTTCTTCCCTCTGCTCAGAAACTATGACAG GCCTCAGGTGACCTTTGACCTGCTGGGCGGTGACCACCTGGTCCTGGGGAGACTGATCCACACGCTGGGACTCCTCATGCACCTAGCAGTCAATGCTCCG gtggCCACTCAGATGGGCAGAGCTCTGTTGGACTTTGTCTGGGCCGTACGCTACCACGTTGACCA GATGGTGCGGCGAGGAGTCCTATTTGCTGTCTGCTCCGTCTTTCTGAGCATGCCCAGTCAGAGTTTGCTGGTGGAGCTCAGTGATCAGCTGTTTGAGACCAGAGCATGGCTGGCAG ACGTAGCTGAAGGGGACCCTGATGCAGACTGCAGGAACCTGGCCGTGCAGAGCTTGGTGCTGCTGGAGAAGAGTCTGAAGACTGAAATGAACCCTGCTGCACTGGTCCTGCAGTCATGA
- the telo2 gene encoding telomere length regulation protein TEL2 homolog isoform X3: MMPSLTPDVEVRLSVGQCVRTLTTSKEKEEVTKTLHTLTSYLDDGPQSTITSAQRAEFSRAHYTRTLQFLISNINADWLQLLTVAQCTELWDGLFLRGPPDQTLLVLMDGISSLSSPSAGLDRLVSILERFLQSGRLTVLLWTRCQGKVPSDSPQLRETLLGRLVALPDLTANQLHHHNKTLFLPQQYYPLLARDMLTVLERTCKALRDRKDCSLTFVAQALGKACVQGHSGLVFGVLAPRLASCTRSDMVWQRVCWKLLENVPERWLESVLTGMVQAVNRPDALSRIMGNLVLKNKKAQFVITHKLLLLQYKYETRVLSILLGYLAQDRERRPLLIQVLRSLCQAWANPSAVRHTPLEQQLYVSRALLLCVGLLSDAELQELRSELLQCMLGGMQSHLDSNVVRVRRMGMVVGECLSSRMDINGAKLKFEYEHDEETKELLSLMTPLSEEETEPLDDRLDLPQDVKGQTVPSQAVPSQAASVAQKSGTDPDSELDSDDELTPYDMSADQEMSQAAPPRYLRDCLEAFLSSEDPVRVDLSLRAIEGLVRKNTSTAQEVSVELSKVLLHMEDRYNTVGFLSLRQAAMVALTVTDSVPVTEYLTTEFYSMNYSIRQRLDILEELSQPITDKGGPSKSIQRVTMDTPVYPGDDPIHWRQVVERRIQSKTKRLSKGVTHPPAKPTPNRYAPVAGHFFFPLLRNYDRPQVTFDLLGGDHLVLGRLIHTLGLLMHLAVNAPVATQMGRALLDFVWAVRYHVDQMVRRGVLFAVCSVFLSMPSQSLLVELSDQLFETRAWLADVAEGDPDADCRNLAVQSLVLLEKSLKTEMNPAALVLQS, translated from the exons ATGATGCCGTCCCTAACCCCAGATGTTGAAGTTCGACTCTCAGTGGGCCAATGCGTCCGAACTCTCACTACCTCCAAAGAGAAGGAAGAGGTGACcaaaactctacacacactaACCAGTTACCTGGACGATGGGCCTCAAAGTACAATTACATCAGCTCAGCGAGCAGAGTTCAGTCGAGCCCACTACACCCGGACCCTACAGTTTCTCATCAGTAAcatcaatgctgattggctccaGCTTCTTACCGTTGCCCAGTGCACAGAATTGTGGGATGGTTTGTTCCTCCGAGGTCCTCCAGACCAGACTCTGTTAGTGCTGATGGATGGTATCAGCTCATTGAG CAGCCCCAGTGCAGGTCTGGACCGTTTAGTCAGCATCCTAGAGCGGTTCCTTCAGAGTGGTCGTCTGACAGTCCTACTGTGGACCCGCTGTCAGGGGAAGGTCCCCTCCGACTCTCCCCAGCTCAGAGAGACCCTGTTGGGCCGCCTGGTGGCTCTGCCTGACCTGACTGCCAACCAGCTGCACCACCACAACAAGaccctcttcctcccccagcaGTACTACCCCCTATTGGCCAGAGATATGCTCACTGTGCTAGAGAGAACCTGTAAGGCTCTGAGAG ATAGAAAAGACTGCTCTCTGACTTTTGTGGCCCAGGCACTGGGGAAGGCCTGTGTTCAGGGACACAGTG GGTTAGTATTTGGGGTGCTGGCCCCTCGCCTCGCCTCCTGCACGCGTTCAGACATGGTGTGGCAAAGGGTGTGCTGGAAGCTGCTGGAGAATGTCCCAGAGCGCTGGCTGGAGAGCGTGCTCACTGGGATGGTGCAGGCTGTCAACAG ACCTGATGCTCTGTCCAGGATCATGGGGAACCTGGTGTTGAAGAACAAAAAGGCCCAGTTTGTCATCACCCATaaactgctgctgctccaatacaaatatgag ACACGTGTGTTGAGCATTCTTCTGGGCTACCTGGCtcaggacagggagagaaggcCACTACTTATACAG GTGCTGCGGTCGCTGTGCCAGGCCTGGGCTAACCCCAGTGCAGTCAGACACACCCCTCTGGAGCAGCAGCTCTATGTGAGCCGGGCTCTGCTGCTGTGTGTGGGACTACTGAGTGATGCAGAACTACAGGAGCTACGCTCAG AGCTGCTGCAGTGCATGCTGGGAGGGATGCAAAGCCACTTGGACAGCAATGTAGTCCGTGTGAGGCGCATGGGCATGGTGGTGGGGGAGTGTCTCAGCTCCCGCATGGACATCAATGGAGCCAAACTCAAATTCGAA TATGAGCATGATGAGGAGACCAAGGAGCTGCTCTCACTGATGACTCCACTGTCTGAGGAAGAAACAGAGCCGCTTGATGACAGATTGGATCTTCCTCAAGATGTCAAAGGGCAGACTGTACCCTCTCAGGCAGTACCATCCCAGGCTGCTTCCGTGGCCCAGAAATCAGGAACTGACCCAGACTCAGAGCTGGATAG TGATGATGAGCTCACCCCCTATGACATGTCAGCTGACCAGGAGATGAGCCAAGCTGCCCCACCTCGCTACCTCCGAGACTGTCTGGAGG ccttcctctcctctgaggacccagtgagggtggatcTCAGTCTGAGAGCCATTGAGGGCTTGGtgaggaagaacacttctacagcccaagag GTCAGTGTTGAGCTGAGCAAGGTGCTGCTGCACATGGAGGACAGGTACAACACTGTGGGTTTCCTGAGTCTCAGGCAGGCTGCTATGGTGGCCCTCACTGTCACCGACTCTGTCCCC GTGACTGAGTATCTGACCACGGAGTTCTACTCCATGAACTACAGTATACGACAACGGCTGGATATTTTGGAG GAGCTCTCTCAACCAATCACTGACAAAGGAGGTCCATCCAAGTCCATTCAGCGGGTTACCATGGATACACCCGTTTACCCCGGCGATGACCCCATACACTGGCGACAAGTGGTTGAGAGGCGGATTCAGAGTAAGACCAAACGGCTCAGTAAG GGCGTCACTCACCCCCCAGCCAAGCCCACCCCAAACCGTTATGCCCCTGTTGCTGGCCACTTCTTCTTCCCTCTGCTCAGAAACTATGACAG GCCTCAGGTGACCTTTGACCTGCTGGGCGGTGACCACCTGGTCCTGGGGAGACTGATCCACACGCTGGGACTCCTCATGCACCTAGCAGTCAATGCTCCG gtggCCACTCAGATGGGCAGAGCTCTGTTGGACTTTGTCTGGGCCGTACGCTACCACGTTGACCA GATGGTGCGGCGAGGAGTCCTATTTGCTGTCTGCTCCGTCTTTCTGAGCATGCCCAGTCAGAGTTTGCTGGTGGAGCTCAGTGATCAGCTGTTTGAGACCAGAGCATGGCTGGCAG ACGTAGCTGAAGGGGACCCTGATGCAGACTGCAGGAACCTGGCCGTGCAGAGCTTGGTGCTGCTGGAGAAGAGTCTGAAGACTGAAATGAACCCTGCTGCACTGGTCCTGCAGTCATGA
- the telo2 gene encoding telomere length regulation protein TEL2 homolog isoform X1 encodes MMPSLTPDVEVRLSVGQCVRTLTTSKEKEEVTKTLHTLTSYLDDGPQSTITSAQRAEFSRAHYTRTLQFLISNINADWLQLLTVAQCTELWDGLFLRGPPDQTLLVLMDGISSLSSPSAGLDRLVSILERFLQSGRLTVLLWTRCQGKVPSDSPQLRETLLGRLVALPDLTANQLHHHNKTLFLPQQYYPLLARDMLTVLERTCKALRDRKDCSLTFVAQALGKACVQGHSGLVFGVLAPRLASCTRSDMVWQRVCWKLLENVPERWLESVLTGMVQAVNRPDALSRIMGNLVLKNKKAQFVITHKLLLLQYKYETRVLSILLGYLAQDRERRPLLIQVLRSLCQAWANPSAVRHTPLEQQLYVSRALLLCVGLLSDAELQELRSELLQCMLGGMQSHLDSNVVRVRRMGMVVGECLSSRMDINGAKLKFEYEHDEETKELLSLMTPLSEEETEPLDDRLDLPQDVKGQTVPSQAVPSQAASVAQKSGTDPDSELDSDDELTPYDMSADQEMSQAAPPRYLRDCLEAFLSSEDPVRVDLSLRAIEGLVRKNTSTAQEVSVELSKVLLHMEDRYNTVGFLSLRQAAMVALTVTDSVPVTEYLTTEFYSMNYSIRQRLDILEVLIMSAQELSQPITDKGGPSKSIQRVTMDTPVYPGDDPIHWRQVVERRIQSKTKRLSKGVTHPPAKPTPNRYAPVAGHFFFPLLRNYDRPQVTFDLLGGDHLVLGRLIHTLGLLMHLAVNAPVATQMGRALLDFVWAVRYHVDQMVRRGVLFAVCSVFLSMPSQSLLVELSDQLFETRAWLADVAEGDPDADCRNLAVQSLVLLEKSLKTEMNPAALVLQS; translated from the exons ATGATGCCGTCCCTAACCCCAGATGTTGAAGTTCGACTCTCAGTGGGCCAATGCGTCCGAACTCTCACTACCTCCAAAGAGAAGGAAGAGGTGACcaaaactctacacacactaACCAGTTACCTGGACGATGGGCCTCAAAGTACAATTACATCAGCTCAGCGAGCAGAGTTCAGTCGAGCCCACTACACCCGGACCCTACAGTTTCTCATCAGTAAcatcaatgctgattggctccaGCTTCTTACCGTTGCCCAGTGCACAGAATTGTGGGATGGTTTGTTCCTCCGAGGTCCTCCAGACCAGACTCTGTTAGTGCTGATGGATGGTATCAGCTCATTGAG CAGCCCCAGTGCAGGTCTGGACCGTTTAGTCAGCATCCTAGAGCGGTTCCTTCAGAGTGGTCGTCTGACAGTCCTACTGTGGACCCGCTGTCAGGGGAAGGTCCCCTCCGACTCTCCCCAGCTCAGAGAGACCCTGTTGGGCCGCCTGGTGGCTCTGCCTGACCTGACTGCCAACCAGCTGCACCACCACAACAAGaccctcttcctcccccagcaGTACTACCCCCTATTGGCCAGAGATATGCTCACTGTGCTAGAGAGAACCTGTAAGGCTCTGAGAG ATAGAAAAGACTGCTCTCTGACTTTTGTGGCCCAGGCACTGGGGAAGGCCTGTGTTCAGGGACACAGTG GGTTAGTATTTGGGGTGCTGGCCCCTCGCCTCGCCTCCTGCACGCGTTCAGACATGGTGTGGCAAAGGGTGTGCTGGAAGCTGCTGGAGAATGTCCCAGAGCGCTGGCTGGAGAGCGTGCTCACTGGGATGGTGCAGGCTGTCAACAG ACCTGATGCTCTGTCCAGGATCATGGGGAACCTGGTGTTGAAGAACAAAAAGGCCCAGTTTGTCATCACCCATaaactgctgctgctccaatacaaatatgag ACACGTGTGTTGAGCATTCTTCTGGGCTACCTGGCtcaggacagggagagaaggcCACTACTTATACAG GTGCTGCGGTCGCTGTGCCAGGCCTGGGCTAACCCCAGTGCAGTCAGACACACCCCTCTGGAGCAGCAGCTCTATGTGAGCCGGGCTCTGCTGCTGTGTGTGGGACTACTGAGTGATGCAGAACTACAGGAGCTACGCTCAG AGCTGCTGCAGTGCATGCTGGGAGGGATGCAAAGCCACTTGGACAGCAATGTAGTCCGTGTGAGGCGCATGGGCATGGTGGTGGGGGAGTGTCTCAGCTCCCGCATGGACATCAATGGAGCCAAACTCAAATTCGAA TATGAGCATGATGAGGAGACCAAGGAGCTGCTCTCACTGATGACTCCACTGTCTGAGGAAGAAACAGAGCCGCTTGATGACAGATTGGATCTTCCTCAAGATGTCAAAGGGCAGACTGTACCCTCTCAGGCAGTACCATCCCAGGCTGCTTCCGTGGCCCAGAAATCAGGAACTGACCCAGACTCAGAGCTGGATAG TGATGATGAGCTCACCCCCTATGACATGTCAGCTGACCAGGAGATGAGCCAAGCTGCCCCACCTCGCTACCTCCGAGACTGTCTGGAGG ccttcctctcctctgaggacccagtgagggtggatcTCAGTCTGAGAGCCATTGAGGGCTTGGtgaggaagaacacttctacagcccaagag GTCAGTGTTGAGCTGAGCAAGGTGCTGCTGCACATGGAGGACAGGTACAACACTGTGGGTTTCCTGAGTCTCAGGCAGGCTGCTATGGTGGCCCTCACTGTCACCGACTCTGTCCCC GTGACTGAGTATCTGACCACGGAGTTCTACTCCATGAACTACAGTATACGACAACGGCTGGATATTTTGGAG GTCCTCATTATGTCTGCGCAGGAGCTCTCTCAACCAATCACTGACAAAGGAGGTCCATCCAAGTCCATTCAGCGGGTTACCATGGATACACCCGTTTACCCCGGCGATGACCCCATACACTGGCGACAAGTGGTTGAGAGGCGGATTCAGAGTAAGACCAAACGGCTCAGTAAG GGCGTCACTCACCCCCCAGCCAAGCCCACCCCAAACCGTTATGCCCCTGTTGCTGGCCACTTCTTCTTCCCTCTGCTCAGAAACTATGACAG GCCTCAGGTGACCTTTGACCTGCTGGGCGGTGACCACCTGGTCCTGGGGAGACTGATCCACACGCTGGGACTCCTCATGCACCTAGCAGTCAATGCTCCG gtggCCACTCAGATGGGCAGAGCTCTGTTGGACTTTGTCTGGGCCGTACGCTACCACGTTGACCA GATGGTGCGGCGAGGAGTCCTATTTGCTGTCTGCTCCGTCTTTCTGAGCATGCCCAGTCAGAGTTTGCTGGTGGAGCTCAGTGATCAGCTGTTTGAGACCAGAGCATGGCTGGCAG ACGTAGCTGAAGGGGACCCTGATGCAGACTGCAGGAACCTGGCCGTGCAGAGCTTGGTGCTGCTGGAGAAGAGTCTGAAGACTGAAATGAACCCTGCTGCACTGGTCCTGCAGTCATGA